In Deltaproteobacteria bacterium, the following are encoded in one genomic region:
- a CDS encoding rhomboid family intramembrane serine protease produces MTERFQLRKPPFWTRGIVIALMAAALVISAISGSFSTGSLLEDLAHTVISLGAFLTVGGSILALRLLRLPRTPPFIALGAEEVELPIKADSRRSMKVPFRDLRTVDLRFAPPEGFLIIESAHRTFFFRLRDFATPTDLPRFGELLRERLHSHPDGPAILATLAIESDRMRATIARPTRATMSLVILLTVVYAFQLLVDGVDHATVFLRMGAGHGLLVRGGEYYRLITANLLHGPFWHYGLNVFFFYMLGNMAERVMGTWRFVVAYLVAGLAGASLSAYFFTERFSVGSSGCIYGIIGAYAVLSLRHPRTIPAGFRIRKFSWWFLAIVSIVPPLLVPIIDWAAHLGGFLAGALAAALLSWSPRSIEPGHPTPGWIRALALSLVALWLAGTAAAIDAGLRGDFSLLREVAALESVDAESTNALAWMICIDERADRGQLRSARDGAQIAVQRSGNAPHVRDTLAQCLHRLGDAAEAARVELAVVEASLGDPNAGNYATQVGRFTRALEPPDAIHLGEIQIESRDDGIALRAEPAGASRLLWFEVFEGARAVGMLRLCLGPDRIEEETRMPVGAPGEAALGDRGWPRQARLEPRLLRSKACEPPDSGWNVYYWPPDDRAAALP; encoded by the coding sequence ATGACCGAGCGCTTCCAGCTGCGGAAGCCCCCCTTCTGGACCCGGGGCATCGTCATCGCGCTGATGGCCGCGGCGCTGGTCATCAGCGCGATCTCTGGCAGCTTCTCCACCGGGAGCCTCCTGGAGGATCTCGCCCACACGGTGATCAGCCTGGGCGCCTTCCTGACGGTCGGCGGCTCGATCCTCGCGCTGCGCCTGCTGCGCCTGCCCCGGACCCCCCCCTTCATCGCCCTGGGCGCCGAGGAGGTGGAGCTGCCCATCAAGGCCGACTCCCGCCGCTCGATGAAGGTCCCCTTCCGGGACCTTCGGACGGTGGATCTGCGCTTCGCCCCGCCCGAGGGCTTCCTCATCATCGAGTCCGCTCACCGGACCTTCTTCTTCCGCCTGCGGGACTTCGCCACGCCCACCGATCTTCCTCGCTTCGGGGAGCTGCTGCGCGAGCGCCTCCACTCCCACCCGGACGGCCCCGCCATCCTGGCCACCCTCGCCATCGAGAGCGACCGGATGCGCGCGACCATCGCCCGGCCCACCCGGGCCACGATGTCCCTCGTGATCCTGCTGACGGTGGTCTACGCCTTCCAGCTCCTCGTCGACGGTGTCGATCACGCCACCGTCTTCCTGCGGATGGGCGCCGGGCACGGGCTGCTGGTCCGCGGGGGGGAGTACTACCGGCTCATCACCGCCAACCTGCTCCACGGCCCCTTCTGGCACTACGGCCTGAACGTCTTCTTCTTCTACATGCTCGGCAACATGGCCGAGCGGGTGATGGGGACCTGGCGCTTCGTGGTCGCCTACCTGGTGGCCGGCCTGGCGGGCGCGTCGCTCTCCGCCTACTTCTTCACCGAGCGCTTCTCGGTGGGCTCCTCCGGCTGCATCTACGGAATCATCGGCGCCTACGCCGTCCTGAGCCTCCGGCACCCACGCACCATCCCGGCCGGCTTCCGGATCAGGAAGTTCTCCTGGTGGTTCCTGGCCATCGTGAGCATCGTGCCCCCGCTCCTGGTGCCCATCATCGACTGGGCGGCGCACCTGGGTGGCTTCCTCGCGGGCGCCCTCGCCGCCGCGCTCCTCTCCTGGAGCCCGCGCTCCATCGAGCCGGGCCACCCGACCCCCGGCTGGATCCGCGCCCTGGCGCTCTCCCTCGTCGCGCTCTGGCTGGCCGGCACCGCCGCCGCCATCGACGCCGGCCTGCGGGGGGACTTCTCGCTGCTGCGCGAGGTGGCCGCCCTCGAGAGCGTCGACGCCGAGTCGACGAACGCCCTGGCCTGGATGATCTGCATCGACGAGCGCGCGGACCGGGGGCAGCTCCGCTCGGCCCGGGACGGTGCCCAGATCGCGGTCCAGCGCTCGGGGAACGCCCCCCACGTCCGGGACACCCTCGCCCAGTGCCTCCACCGCCTCGGGGACGCGGCCGAGGCCGCGAGGGTGGAGCTCGCCGTCGTCGAGGCCTCCCTCGGCGACCCGAACGCCGGGAACTATGCCACCCAGGTGGGCCGCTTCACCCGGGCGCTCGAGCCCCCCGACGCCATCCACCTGGGCGAGATCCAGATCGAGTCGCGGGACGACGGGATCGCCCTGCGCGCCGAGCCCGCCGGCGCCTCGCGGCTGCTCTGGTTCGAGGTCTTCGAGGGCGCCCGGGCGGTGGGGATGCTCCGCCTCTGCCTGGGCCCCGATCGGATCGAGGAGGAGACCCGGATGCCCGTCGGGGCGCCCGGGGAGGCGGCCCTGGGCGACCGGGGCTGGCCGCGCCAGGCCCGCCTCGAGCCCCGCCTGCTGCGCTCGAAGGCCTGCGAGCCGCCGGATTCGGGCTGGAACGTCTATTACTGGCCTCCGGACGACCGGGCGGCGGCGCTCCCCTGA
- a CDS encoding adenylate/guanylate cyclase domain-containing protein encodes MEGPPTLAPQTAAPAKLSGVDAPDVELVTALVTGQVLRESDIDLVPAAFDERGGGFVCDVLLERGLITETNLLRFFATHLRTRFVVAEKLAAATIEPECLERLPVRLAEELGAIPLWWDAKQETLSCIVAVPLTGQRLSRLRQAVQTSGGKQLHVFLATWSAVAAAQQKHYYANAQAFDDFAASGAGPPPERAPQEPGPEEKSEKTRVLFQNEHENLLALRQENVRFRIAQEFHRRVQVLRGLGPQLEAIVELVFDLLTCDTVVLELSDGTKAHRSHFDDPDTQIPRSLVEEALQSPEGLLRNGIGLDGRATSESVSLKGIKSAMVMPLATPTGNLGILYLESLSAPAAFDENDRKMLAGVAAQASAVIQNSTLLDLVEREAEARTHLSRFLPPQLVDQAVTGGIDLKLESRNTTATILYADIRGFTRATGQLGAEAIVRALTGFYEEMTEAVFERQGMVDKFMGDCVMAVWGAPLPVPEHAHLALLAAREMMQRASRLQLGDAPLRLGIGVASGTVVAGAIGGSRRMDYTVIGPAVNIAARLCDLAHGGQILTTAQTLRAAGKELPTEQLPPTPLKGVAEALDIHRVLWSTAQTTADAPATTDLAKTGTDPFLPVARSFTPVAMPAMRPPAPAAAPAPPTPPSPTDEEDAAAAPTQLGMPVTAAPELPAPSLGEVPVPEYEASPPPTVVSAPVPLPPRPAAPVPPPQAAVLPPAPAPEPLAAPPGPRATTIFDLPPASPPPAPPGAQAPAPAEAPAAADAEIDVDLDLEEEPPRLENEHPPLPQGVPWVDTD; translated from the coding sequence ATGGAGGGCCCCCCCACCCTGGCGCCGCAGACGGCGGCCCCGGCGAAGCTGAGCGGCGTCGATGCGCCGGACGTCGAGCTGGTGACCGCCCTGGTCACCGGGCAGGTCCTGCGTGAGAGCGACATCGACCTCGTCCCCGCCGCCTTCGACGAGCGGGGGGGTGGCTTCGTCTGCGACGTCCTCCTCGAGCGGGGTCTGATCACCGAGACCAACCTCCTGCGCTTCTTCGCCACCCACCTGCGCACCCGCTTCGTCGTGGCCGAGAAGCTGGCCGCGGCGACCATCGAGCCGGAGTGCCTCGAGCGCCTCCCCGTCCGCCTGGCCGAGGAACTGGGCGCCATCCCCCTCTGGTGGGACGCCAAGCAGGAGACCCTCTCCTGCATCGTGGCCGTCCCGCTGACGGGCCAGCGCCTCTCCCGCCTCCGCCAGGCGGTCCAGACCTCGGGAGGCAAGCAGCTCCACGTCTTCCTCGCCACCTGGAGCGCCGTCGCCGCCGCCCAGCAGAAGCACTACTACGCCAACGCCCAGGCCTTCGACGACTTCGCCGCCTCGGGCGCCGGGCCGCCGCCCGAGCGCGCCCCCCAGGAGCCGGGGCCCGAGGAGAAGAGCGAGAAGACGCGGGTGCTCTTCCAGAACGAGCACGAGAACCTCCTGGCCCTGCGCCAGGAGAACGTCCGCTTCCGGATCGCCCAGGAGTTCCACCGGCGGGTGCAGGTCCTGCGAGGCCTCGGGCCGCAGCTCGAGGCCATCGTCGAGCTGGTCTTCGACCTCCTCACCTGCGACACGGTGGTGCTCGAGCTCTCCGACGGGACGAAGGCCCACCGCTCGCACTTCGACGATCCCGACACCCAGATCCCCCGCTCCCTGGTCGAGGAGGCCCTCCAGAGCCCCGAGGGGCTGCTGCGCAACGGCATCGGCCTCGACGGCCGCGCCACCTCCGAGAGCGTCTCGCTCAAGGGGATCAAGAGCGCGATGGTGATGCCCCTGGCCACTCCGACCGGGAACCTCGGCATCCTCTACCTCGAGAGCCTCTCGGCTCCGGCGGCCTTCGACGAGAACGACCGGAAGATGCTGGCCGGCGTCGCCGCCCAGGCCTCGGCGGTGATCCAGAACTCCACCCTGCTGGATCTGGTCGAGCGCGAGGCCGAGGCCCGCACCCACCTCTCCCGCTTCCTGCCCCCGCAGCTGGTCGATCAGGCCGTGACCGGCGGCATCGACCTGAAGCTGGAGAGCCGCAACACCACGGCCACCATCCTCTACGCCGACATCCGCGGCTTCACCCGGGCCACCGGCCAGCTCGGCGCCGAGGCGATCGTCCGGGCGCTGACCGGCTTCTACGAGGAGATGACCGAGGCGGTCTTCGAGCGGCAGGGGATGGTCGACAAGTTCATGGGCGACTGCGTGATGGCGGTCTGGGGTGCCCCCCTGCCGGTGCCCGAGCACGCCCACCTCGCCCTGCTGGCGGCCCGGGAGATGATGCAGCGCGCCTCCCGGCTCCAGCTGGGCGACGCCCCCCTGCGCCTGGGCATCGGCGTCGCCTCCGGGACGGTGGTCGCCGGCGCGATCGGTGGCAGCCGCCGGATGGACTACACGGTCATCGGGCCGGCGGTGAACATCGCGGCCCGCCTCTGCGACCTGGCCCACGGCGGACAGATCCTCACCACGGCCCAGACCCTCCGGGCCGCCGGGAAGGAGCTCCCCACCGAGCAGCTGCCCCCCACCCCGCTCAAGGGCGTGGCCGAAGCCCTCGACATCCACCGGGTGCTCTGGTCGACGGCGCAGACCACCGCCGACGCCCCGGCCACCACCGACCTCGCCAAGACCGGCACCGATCCCTTCCTGCCAGTGGCGCGCTCCTTCACTCCGGTGGCCATGCCCGCCATGAGGCCGCCCGCCCCGGCCGCCGCTCCCGCGCCGCCGACCCCTCCCTCGCCGACCGACGAGGAGGACGCGGCGGCGGCCCCCACCCAGCTCGGCATGCCGGTCACCGCGGCGCCCGAGCTACCGGCGCCCTCGCTGGGCGAGGTGCCGGTCCCCGAGTACGAGGCCAGCCCTCCTCCCACGGTGGTGAGCGCGCCGGTCCCCCTCCCTCCGCGGCCCGCCGCCCCGGTGCCGCCGCCGCAGGCCGCCGTGCTCCCCCCGGCGCCTGCTCCGGAGCCCCTCGCTGCCCCTCCGGGCCCGCGGGCGACCACCATCTTCGATCTGCCTCCGGCCAGCCCGCCGCCGGCCCCCCCCGGGGCCCAGGCACCTGCTCCCGCCGAGGCGCCAGCCGCCGCCGACGCGGAGATCGACGTCGACCTCGATCTGGAAGAGGAGCCGCCCCGGCTGGAGAACGAGCATCCGCCCCTGCCCCAGGGTGTCCCCTGGGTCGACACGGATTGA